In Mucilaginibacter sp. KACC 22063, the genomic stretch TGCGCGGCAGTTATATGGCTCGCCGGTTCTGCGGTTACCTGATTAGGGTGTTTTACTGATCTTTTGAAATCGGGTTAGCTTGTTCAATAGTTCGGCTGTTTTTTGTTCGATAGTTCGCTTGTTATTTTGATGTTGAGCTACAATGGTCGCCTGTTCGGTTGATGAATTGTTGGATTGTTCAGCGGTTACAGCGTTACCCTGGTCTATGGCTGCTTTGTTAGCATGCTTCGCCGATAGCCTTTTACTGGGCTCGCTTGTGCTGCTGTTACCCGGATCACCGGCTATCCTGTTCTATGATCGTTAAAATATTCCGTGCGAGCGCCTCCTTTAAAGCCGTCACCTATAACTTTGATAAGATCGCCAAAGGACAGGCCACCCTGATGAAGGTATCCGGTTTCGGCGCATTGCGGCAGCTGAACGAGGTGCGGCCGGAAGATTACCGGAATTACCTGGAAGCACAATCGGCCCTGAACCGAAATGTCCGGCTACCGCAATTTCACGCCATGATTTCCGCGCCAGACGACACTTTTGATAAGGACAAACTAGCGAAACTCGCCGGTCAATGGCTTGACAAGATGGGATACCGGGATCAGCCTTACATCCTGATCCACCACCGGGATACCGATCAGTCGCATGTTCATATGGTCAGCTCGCGCGTCAGCCGTAAAGGCAAAAAGATAGACAGCGCATTTGAACACCGTCGCGCCATAGCCGGGCTTAACCAGCTCCTCCAAAAGGACGAAGCGCACCAGGCACAGTTAGATGCCGCTAAAGCTTTGCAATACCAGTGCGCTACCAAAGCGCAGGTGTTGTTGTTACTCGAGGAAATGGGTTATGGTATCCGGGAAAAAGACGACCAGCTTTTGCTCCATAAATTCGGCCGCCGGCTATTTGCGATTAGCGGCCAGCGCATGGACGAAAGTATCGCGTACCATAGGCCCGATAAACAACACGCTGTACAATTAAAAGCGATCTTTCGTAAATACCAGGCCGTTTATAACGCGGTTCCCGAACGCACGACCGTGAATCTTTCAGGGGGCAGAACCTCACCGGGCAACGCCTACCGCTCTGACCTTGGTGACTTTCTCAAGGGAAAATTCGGTATCGATCTGATCTTTCACGCTTCAGGCGACAAGCCGCCTTATGGTTATACCATCATTGATCACACGCAGCAGCGGGTGTTTAAAGGCAGCGAGGTACTCAAACTCTCCGAACTGATTGGCCCCGCATTCGGTGCGGTCTCAGCAGTAAAAGAAAACGTGGAAGGGCCGCGGTACAGACCTCCGACTCCTTCACAACCGATTTATTTCCGGCCCTACCTGGCGAACGATGTGGACGATCAGCAAATCAACGGGCCCCGCCGGCGCAGGCAGAAGAAGGCGCGCACCAACACCCGTTAACTGGGCATGGCGATTTCTTAACTATGCTTTCAGGTAACATACCGCGAAAATTTTAAAACCAAAATTTCATGAACATTCTTATCGGCAACCAAAAAGGCGGATGCGGAAAGAGCACCGTCGCGCTTTTACTCGCCAACTACCTGACCATGGTGAAACACCAGAAGGCAACGCTCATTGATATGGATTACCAGCAGTCTATTGCCCAAAAGTTTGAAAAGGCAAAGGTCCTGGAAAACAAGCCGCCCTATGATGTCGTCGCCGCACAACTGGCGCATTACCCGGTATTGCAGAGCGCGATCATGCAATCGCCTGACGAAGTAGTGATGATCGACCTGCCCGGCAAGCTGGACGACGATGGGTTATTGCCGATCTTCGGTTCGGCAGATCTCCTGATCTGCCCATTTTCCTATGACGAGTTCAGCTTTGACTCCACCGTGCTCTTCGCTATCGTACTGCGCAAGATCAACCCCGGGATACCGATCATCTTTATCCCGAACCGGGTAAAAGCAAACGTTCGCTACGAAACGATGCAGGAAGTGAACAAGCAGTTGTCAAAACTGGGCACCATGGCCGCTATTATCCCGGACAGGATCGACTTTCAAAGGGTAACCACTTTCATGACCCCCTTGCCCGTTATACCGATCGTTATCCCCGTGTTCGACCAGGTCTATGCGGTCGTTGCGGAAATATCAGGGGTAAACATCAAGACGTAATATCATGACAAAGATTACCTCACTCGCAGATGAAATACGCAACCGTATCGCTCAGCCGCCGCCGGAAACACAGGAACAACCCCAAACGCCAAAGGTTAAAAAACTTAAAGCTGAAGAAGCGAAGCTGTTACAGTTGATCCGTGCCTATGACAACTCCAATCATAAGAGCCTCGTCCACGTCAGGTTCGATGAAAAAACGGTGCAGACGCTGAACCACTTTAAGATGGCGACAGGTGTCGATGTCACCCGCCTGGTGGCCTTTGCCGTCAAACAGCTATTCGAGGGAAACCCCGAACTCAAAGCGATCATTAAACAATTTATTCAAAACATGACCCTATGACCTGGATCAAATTCATTTCCTGGTTAACCGGACTTTATGCGTGCTATTATGTGCTCAATATCGCCTGGGACCTGCTTCGCGGAACAAAGACCGCCGAAATAGAAACGGGGCCGGAACTGCATTTTGAGGAAACCGTAACACCACGGCAAGTCGCACCGGCAGCACCCGAGGACAAAAGTACGGCAACGCCAAAGAAATCCACTACAGAGGTTGCAGCCTCAGCTTACGGCGGCGTACCTGTTAAAGACCTCTTTCAGCTGGCCAGATTAGAGCTGATAGCCTACAACCAGTCGGTTACTTTTTAAATGAAAAAACTGCTGGCATTTGTCCTGCTTTTACCGGCAGCTGCTTTTGCCCAACCCGGTATTACCGAAATGCAGGAGGCCCGTTCGGACCTCACACAATCGTTCTTTTCGGCGCGTGATCTTTCGCTCGTCGTGGCCGCCATCCTGGGCATCATTGGTGCAGTGCGTATCTACCACAACCTACAGATGGGCCGCGAGCGCTTCACAGCCGAAGTGACCGCCTGGTTCTTTTCCGCCTTGTTTATGGTTTTACTCGGCGCGTTTCTCCAGGCGGTTTTCGGTATCTAAAACCAGCCATTTTTCCATGTCAGCCGCACGATCGCTTTAAGCCGGCTTCAAAAAACTCTTTTATGCTTTTTTCATGCTTAAAAACATCCAGCGCAAGCTGGCCTGGGTACTGGCGCTTATCGTCAGCCCTATTTTCGTATTTGCCCAAAGCGGCGTTAACGGGTTAACTACCGCAACATCCACATTGAAAACCTATATCGACCCGGTAACCGATATTACATTGGTTATCGGTGGTATCGTCGGCATCGTCGGCGGTATTCGTGTCTACTCGAAGTGGAATTCAGGGGATCAGGATATCAACAAGGAATTGATGGGTTGGGGTGGTTCCTGTTTATTTCTCGTTCTCTCGTCGCTGATCATCAAAGCCTTTTTCGGTTTATGACGGCGCGAAAATTCGCTGTATATAAGGGGCTCCAGCGGCCCCTTATTTATAAGGGCTTTCGCGGAAAATTCATCTATTGGGGCATCGGCGCAGTGCTCTCGGGCCTTGTCCTGGGTTCAGTGACCATGGCCGTGATCAATATGTGGCTGGGCATGGTAGTCCTGATCGGCTGTATCGTGGGCGGCCTGCTTTACATCGCTTCGCGGCAAAAAAAAGGCCTCCATAACAAAACCCGGCATAACGGGATCTACATCGTTACCCCTTTTATTTATGAACACCCGGAAGTTTGACACGCCCTATATCGGCGTTGACGCCGGTGACGATTTCGATATCTTATACGGCTCTAGCGGTGAATTCTCCGTAGTCATCGCCATGAAAAACCCAGTCGTGCAGTATTCGGCCGCCGCCGCGGATTACGACGAATTTCAGAACCTGCTCACCGGCATCATAAAAATACTCGGCGACGGTCACCTGCTTCAGAAACAGGATATCCTGCACAAGACACCCTTCGATCTTCCGCCAGCACCGGAATACCTGCAGCAAAAATTCAATGCCCATTTTAAGGGCCGGGCAGCCCTGCGGATCGATACTTACCTGACCATCACCCGGCAGGTGAAAAAAGGCAGATTTTATGTTTACGACCCCAAACAGCTGCGTGACTTCCGGACCGCCGTACATAAGGTAACCGACGTCCTGAAAGCTGCCAAATGCGCGCCCGCTATATTATCCGAAAAGCAGATCACCGAACTGGTCCGGCGGATACTGGCCATGCGCTTCGGAAAGGGTTCGTTCGCCCTGAACAATTTCAAGCCGAATGATACCGAGATCCGCATGGGCGGCCGCTCGGTACGCTGCATTCCCCTGGTGAACAGTGATAACGTGGATATGCCCGGAGAACTGGGAACCTTTACCGAACTGAATGAGAACGAAGCCGTACGCGGCTTTCCCGTGGACATGTTATCCTTTTTGTATCAGGTACCGGCTTTCGAGGCCATCGTTTATAACCAGGTCATCGAGATACCGGCACAGCAGGCCACCCTGAATAAACTGGAGGTCAAGCGCAAACGCCATTCCGGGATTCCTGATCCGGCCAACGGGCTGTGTGTGGAAGATATCGATCTGCTGCTGAAAGACGTTGCCCGCAATAATCAGCTGCTTGTCAATGTGCATTACAGCATCATCATTGCGGCCCCGGCCGCTGATATTCAAAAATCGGTCAATTATGTGGAAAGCGCCTTGTTTCAGCTCGGCATTATTCCTAATCAGAACGCCTACAACCAGCTGGAACTCTTCCGCGCGGCCATGCCGGGAAACGGGCTCGAATTGAAGAATTATGATTGGTTCCTGACCACCAGCGATGCGGCGCTCTGCCTGTTCTTTAAGGAGCGGCCCATGGATGACGAACCATCATCGTTCCGCATCCGCCTGACTGACCGGCAGGGAATCCCCGTGGCCATTGACCCGGCTGACCTGCCCATGCGTACCGGGCGGATCAACAACAGGAACAAGTTTGTTTTAGGCCCAAGCGGTTCCGGCAAATCGTTCTTTATGAACTCCTTAGTGGAGCAATACCTGTTATTTAACATGGACGTCGTGATCGTGGATGTCGGGCATTCCTATTCCGGATTATGTGCCTATTACGGCGGAAAATACATTACCTGGTCGGATGAGCGGCCTATTACCATGAACCCCTTCCTCATTACCGAAGATGAGTATAGCCTGGAAAAAAAGGATAACCTCGTTACCCTGATCGCCTTACTCTGGAAGGGTGCCGGTGGTTCCGTTTCGACCATCGAACGGGACGTGCTGACAGCTACGGTAAGCGCCTATTATGCCGCTGCTTTCGCCGAAGGCTCGGACATCGGACTCTCGTTCAATGCCTTCTATGATTTTGCGCTGAAAAAGGTACCCGCGATCAAGACCGAGGAACGGATTCCCTTCGATCTGGACGAGTTTCGTTACGTACTCAAAAAATTCTATGTCGGGGGCGAATATGATAGCATCCTCAATGAAGCAGGTGACCAGTCACTGTTGAATGAACGGTTTGTCGTCTACGAAATTGACGCCTTACAGGATAATCTCGTATTGCTGCCCATCGTCACGCTCATCATCATGGATGTGTTCATTCAAAAGATGCGCAACCGTAAAAACCAGCGAAAGGCGCTGATTCTGGAAGAGGCTTGGCGCGCATTGATGTCACCGATCATGAGTACTTTTTTATTGTACCTAAACAAAACGG encodes the following:
- a CDS encoding relaxase/mobilization nuclease domain-containing protein, which gives rise to MIVKIFRASASFKAVTYNFDKIAKGQATLMKVSGFGALRQLNEVRPEDYRNYLEAQSALNRNVRLPQFHAMISAPDDTFDKDKLAKLAGQWLDKMGYRDQPYILIHHRDTDQSHVHMVSSRVSRKGKKIDSAFEHRRAIAGLNQLLQKDEAHQAQLDAAKALQYQCATKAQVLLLLEEMGYGIREKDDQLLLHKFGRRLFAISGQRMDESIAYHRPDKQHAVQLKAIFRKYQAVYNAVPERTTVNLSGGRTSPGNAYRSDLGDFLKGKFGIDLIFHASGDKPPYGYTIIDHTQQRVFKGSEVLKLSELIGPAFGAVSAVKENVEGPRYRPPTPSQPIYFRPYLANDVDDQQINGPRRRRQKKARTNTR
- a CDS encoding ParA family protein, yielding MNILIGNQKGGCGKSTVALLLANYLTMVKHQKATLIDMDYQQSIAQKFEKAKVLENKPPYDVVAAQLAHYPVLQSAIMQSPDEVVMIDLPGKLDDDGLLPIFGSADLLICPFSYDEFSFDSTVLFAIVLRKINPGIPIIFIPNRVKANVRYETMQEVNKQLSKLGTMAAIIPDRIDFQRVTTFMTPLPVIPIVIPVFDQVYAVVAEISGVNIKT
- a CDS encoding DUF4134 domain-containing protein, whose translation is MKKLLAFVLLLPAAAFAQPGITEMQEARSDLTQSFFSARDLSLVVAAILGIIGAVRIYHNLQMGRERFTAEVTAWFFSALFMVLLGAFLQAVFGI
- a CDS encoding DUF4134 domain-containing protein; its protein translation is MLKNIQRKLAWVLALIVSPIFVFAQSGVNGLTTATSTLKTYIDPVTDITLVIGGIVGIVGGIRVYSKWNSGDQDINKELMGWGGSCLFLVLSSLIIKAFFGL
- a CDS encoding plasmid transfer protein, producing MTARKFAVYKGLQRPLIYKGFRGKFIYWGIGAVLSGLVLGSVTMAVINMWLGMVVLIGCIVGGLLYIASRQKKGLHNKTRHNGIYIVTPFIYEHPEV
- a CDS encoding TraG family conjugative transposon ATPase, whose amino-acid sequence is MNTRKFDTPYIGVDAGDDFDILYGSSGEFSVVIAMKNPVVQYSAAAADYDEFQNLLTGIIKILGDGHLLQKQDILHKTPFDLPPAPEYLQQKFNAHFKGRAALRIDTYLTITRQVKKGRFYVYDPKQLRDFRTAVHKVTDVLKAAKCAPAILSEKQITELVRRILAMRFGKGSFALNNFKPNDTEIRMGGRSVRCIPLVNSDNVDMPGELGTFTELNENEAVRGFPVDMLSFLYQVPAFEAIVYNQVIEIPAQQATLNKLEVKRKRHSGIPDPANGLCVEDIDLLLKDVARNNQLLVNVHYSIIIAAPAADIQKSVNYVESALFQLGIIPNQNAYNQLELFRAAMPGNGLELKNYDWFLTTSDAALCLFFKERPMDDEPSSFRIRLTDRQGIPVAIDPADLPMRTGRINNRNKFVLGPSGSGKSFFMNSLVEQYLLFNMDVVIVDVGHSYSGLCAYYGGKYITWSDERPITMNPFLITEDEYSLEKKDNLVTLIALLWKGAGGSVSTIERDVLTATVSAYYAAAFAEGSDIGLSFNAFYDFALKKVPAIKTEERIPFDLDEFRYVLKKFYVGGEYDSILNEAGDQSLLNERFVVYEIDALQDNLVLLPIVTLIIMDVFIQKMRNRKNQRKALILEEAWRALMSPIMSTFLLYLNKTVRKFWGEVIEVTQELSDIISNPVVKDSIINNSDTVILLDQRKFRDNYGEIAKVLSISATEQRKIFTINQLDNRDGRARFNEVYIRRGSTGEVYGVEVSRHQYYVYTTEKPEKNAVQVYVQYYGTYPLALDAFLTDMERSGLPAGDFIQQINRHNKPLILSK